A region of Lycium barbarum isolate Lr01 chromosome 1, ASM1917538v2, whole genome shotgun sequence DNA encodes the following proteins:
- the LOC132631736 gene encoding homeobox-leucine zipper protein MERISTEM L1-like codes for MFQQNMFDSHNFLLDMSRKTPENELDLIRDDEFESKSGADIMEAPSGDDQDPNKRPKKKQYHRHTQHQIQELESFFKECPHPDDKQRKDLGKRLGLEPLQIKFWFQNKRTQMKAQHERHENTQLRNENDKLRAENIRYKEALSTVSCPNCGGPAAIGEMSFDEQHLRIENARLREEIDRISGIAAKYVGKPILTYPQLPSLGPPTRSLDLGVAAANLGHHQLGEMYTNTAGDLLRSISGPTDADKPIIIELVVAAMEEFIRLAQIGEPLWIQSSENSNEVLLNEEEYVRTFPRGIGPKSLGLKSKASKESAVVIMNHINLVEILMDVNQWTSFFTGIVSKATILEVLSTGVAGNYNGALQVMTAEFQVPSPLVPTRENYFVRYCKQHADGTWAVVDVSLDNLRPNSVSRCRRRPSGCLIQELPNGYSKVTWVEHVEVDDRAVHNIYRPLVDSGLAFGAKRWVATLDRQCERLASVMASNIPTGDVITSPEGRKSMLKLAERMVNSFCAGVGASTAHTWTTLSGSGADDVRVMTRKSIDDPGRPPGIVLSAATSFWLPVSTKRVFDFLRDENSRNEWDILSNGGLVQEMAHIANGRDSGNSVSLLRVNSGNSSQNNMLILQESCTDSTGSYVIYAPVDIVAMNVVLNGGDPDYVALLPSGFAILPDGSTSTTPSHGVVNPGTNNAGGSLLTVAFQILVDSVPTAKLSLGSVATVNSLITCTVERIKASIGRENA; via the exons ATGTTTCAGCAAAACATGTTCGATAGCCACAATTTTTTGCTTGATATGAGCCGTAAAACACCAGAAAACGAGCTGGATTTAATTCGAGATGATGAATTCGAGAGCAAATCGGGTGCTGATATCATGGAGGCCCCATCTGGAGACGATCAAGATCCTAATAAACGTCCCAAGAAGAAGCAATATCATCGACACACTCAGCATCAAATCCAGGAATTGGAATC GTTTTTCAAAGAATGTCCTCATCCTGATGATAAACAAAGAAAAGACCTGGGGAAAAGATTAGGGTTAGAGCCTTTGCAAATCAAGTTTTGGTTCCAAAACAAACGTACTCAGATGAAG GCACAGCATGAACGACATGAAAACACACAATTGAGGAATGAGAATGACAAACTTCGTGCTGAAAATATAAGGTATAAAGAAGCACTTAGCACTGTTTCATGTCCAAATTGTGGAGGGCCTGCTGCCATAGGTGAAATGTCATTTGATGAACAACACTTGAGGATTGAAAATGCTCGTCTAAGAGAAGAG ATTGACAGGATATCTGGGATTGCTGCAAAATACGTTGGGAAACCAATACTAACTTATCCACAACTTCCTTCACTTGGACCACCAACACGTTCACTTGATCTTGGTGTTGCAGCAGCAAATCTTGGTCATCATCAATTAGGAGAAATGTACACTAATACTGCTGGTGATCTTCTTAGATCAATTTCTGGTCCTACAGATGCTGATAAACCGATAATTATTGAATTAGTTGTTGCTGCAATGGAGGAGTTTATTAGATTGGCTCAAATTGGAGAACCTTTGTGGATTCAAAGTTCAGAAAATTCTAATGAGGTTTTGTTAAATGAGGAGGAATATGTTCGGACATTTCCTCGAGGGATTGGACCAAAGTCACTGGGTTTAAAATCTAAAGCCTCAAAGGAATCTGCTGTTGTTATCATGAATCACATTAATTTGGTGGAAATTTTGATGGATGTG AACCAATGGACAAGCTTTTTCACCGGCATAGTGTCAAAAGCAACGATTTTGGAAGTCTTGTCGACTGGCGTCGCAGGAAACTACAATGGAGCTTTGCAAGTG atGACAGCTGAGTTCCAAGTTCCCTCACCACTTGTTCCAACTCGTGAAAACTATTTTGTGAGATATTGTAAACAACATGCTGATGGAACTTGGGCAGTGGTTGATGTTTCCTTGGACAATTTGCGCCCTAATTCAGTGTCACGCTGTAGACGAAGGCCATCTGGTTGTTTAATTCAAGAATTGCCAAATGGTTACTCCAAG GTTACGTGGGTCGAACATGTTGAGGTGGATGATAGAGCTGTCCATAACATCTATAGACCTCTTGTGGATTCAGGCCTGGCATTTGGTGCAAAAAGATGGGTAGCAACATTAGATAGACAATGTGAACGACTTGCAAGTGTAATGGCCAGTAACATCCCAACTGGAGATG TGATCACAAGTCCAGAAGGTAGAAAAAGTATGTTAAAACTTGCTGAGAGAATGGTGAATAGCTTTTGTGCTGGTGTTGGTGCATCAACTGCTCACACATGGACAACATTGTCTGGAAGTGGTGCTGATGATGTTAGAGTTATGACCAGAAAGAGCATAGATGATCCAGGCAGGCCTCCTGGAATTGTGCTAAGTGCAGCAACTTCATTTTGGCTGCCTGTTTCTACAAAGAGAGTTTTTGACTTTCTTAGGGATGAAAATTCTAGAAATGAG TGGGATATTCTTTCAAATGGTGGCCTAGTTCAAGAAATGGCACATATTGCAAATGGTCGTGATTCTGGCAACAGTGTCTCTCTACTGCGTGTTAAT AGCGGAAACTCAAGCCAGAATAATATGCTGATACTCCAAGAAAGCTGCACCGATTCCACAGGATCCTACGTTATATATGCACCGGTCGATATTGTTGCCATGAATGTGGTGTTAAATGGTGGTGATCCTGACTATGTGGCTCTTTTGCCTTCTGGTTTTGCAATACTCCCTGATGGTTCTACTAGTACTACTCCCTCTCATGGTGTGGTAAATCCAGGGACTAATAATGCTGGCGGTTCGTTACTCACTGTTGCATTTCAGATTTTAGTTGATTCAGTACCAACAGCAAAACTTTCCCTTGGATCAGTTGCAACTGTTAATAGTCTCATCACCTGCACTGTTGAAAGGATCAAAGCTTCTATAGGGCGCGAAAATGCATAa